In a genomic window of Mastacembelus armatus chromosome 3, fMasArm1.2, whole genome shotgun sequence:
- the LOC113137828 gene encoding Golgi apparatus protein 1 isoform X1: MAAYSRSQLLLLLWFVPLCGFGSVLGLKAASGPADPPNPPVLRPADPPGKDAPAAGASQPRRATGWKLSEEEACREDLTRLCPRHTWTNNLAVLECLQDRREETEIAPDCNHLLWNYKLNLTTDPKFESVATEVCKSTITEIKECNEEERGRGYLVSCLVDHRGNISEYQCNQYITKMTSIIFSDYRLICGFMDKCKEDINNLRCGSINIGHKDIHSQGEVIACLEKALVREAEQQDHVRPIKEDCKRAILRVAELSSDDFHLDRHLYFSCRDDRERFCQNTPAGEGKVYKCLFNHKFEEAMSEKCRDALTTRQKLISQDYRVSYSLAKACKLDLRKQRCSLDTNLPRAREARLSYLLLCLEAAVHRGRPVSGECQGEMLDYRRMLMEDFSLSPEIVLHCRTEIEAHCSGLHRKGRTLHCLMRIGRGERSTSIDSVCQSALQTLIQSADPGADYRIDRALNEACESVIQTACKHIRTGDPMILSCLMEHLYTEKMVEDCEHRLLELQYFISRDWKMDPLLYKKCQGDASRLCHTHGWNETSELMPPGAVFSCLYRHAYRTEEQGRRVTPVEHLSRDCKVEVQRILHQRALDVKLDPELQKRCMTDLGKWCSEKTDTGQELECLQDHLEDLVSACRDVVGNLTELESEDIQIDALLIRACEPVIQAHCHDVADNQIDTGDLMECLVQNKHQKEMNEKCSVGVTHFQLIQMKDFRFSYKFKMACKEDVLRLCSNIKKKVDVVICLSTTVRNDTLQDVREQRVTLKCRKQLRVEELEMSEDIRLEPELYEPCRSDISRLCPNVNFGNAQMIECLKEQKKQLSQRCHQRIFRLQEAEMTDPELDYQLMRVCKQMIKRFCTEADARNVLQCLKQNKNSELMDPKCKQMITKRQITQNTDYRLNPVLRKACRADIPKFCQSILNKASEDSELEGQVIACLKLKYADQRLSPDCEDQIRVILQESALDYRLDPQLQMHCSDEISRLCAEEAAAQEQTGQVEECLKVNLLKIKQEACKKEVLNMLKESKADIFVDPVLHTACALDIKHHCAAVAPGRGRQMSCLMEALQDKRVRLQPECKKRLQDRIDMWSYAAKVAPAEGFSDLAVQVMTSPSKNYILFMIALGVCILFLVGLLCGRITKQVTRELKDR, encoded by the exons ATGGCGGCGTACAGTCgctctcagctgctgctgctgttgtggtttgTGCCTCTCTGCGGGTTCGGCTCCGTCCTGGGCTTGAAGGCTGCCAGCGGCCCGGCAGACCCCCCCAACCCGCCCGTCCTCAGGCCCGCTGATCCCCCGGGCAAGGATGCACCTGCCGCGGGGGCCTCCCAGCCTCGAAGGGCGACCGGCTGGAAGCTGTCGGAAGAGGAGGCCTGCCGGGAGGACCTGACCCGCCTCTGCCCCAGACACACCTGGACCAACAACCTGGCGGTTCTGGAGTGTCTGCAGGACCGCAGGGAG gAAACTGAGATCGCTCCAGACTGTAACCAC ctgctgTGGAACTACAAACTCAATCTGACCACGGATCCAAAGTTTGAGTCCGTGGCCACGGAGGTTTGCAAGAGCACCATCACTGAG ATAAAGGAGTGTAacgaggaggagagagggaggggctACCTGGTGTCCTGTCTGGTGGATCACCGTGGTAACATCAGCGAGTACCAGTGTAACCAGTACATCACAAAGATGACCAGTATCATCTTTAGCGACTACAGGCTGATTTGTGGCTTCATGGACAAATGTAAGGAAGACATCAACAACCTGCGCTGTGGCAGCATCAACATAGGACAtaag GATATCCATTCCCAGGGGGAAGTCATCGCCTGTCTGGAGAAGGCGTTGGTCAGGGAAGCGGAGCAGCAGGATCATGTTCGTCCAATCAAAGAGGACTGTAAGAGGGCGATCCTTCGCGTGGCAGAGCTGTCGTCGGACGACTTCCACCTCGACCGACACCTTTACTTCTCCTGTCGAGATGATCGAGAGAGATTCTGCCAGAAC ACTCCAGCAGGAGAAGGCAAAGTCTACAAGTGTCTGTTCAATCACAAGTTTGAAGAGGCCATGTCAGAAAAG TGCCGTGACGCTCTCACCACCCGTCAGAAGCTGATTTCTCAGGACTACAGAGTCAGCTACTCTCTGGCTAAGGCCTGCAAGCTGGACCTGAGGAAGCAGCGCTGCAGCCTGGACACAAACCTCCCACGAGCCCGAGAAGCCCGACTGTCATACCTGCTGCTGTGCCTGGAGGCTGCCGTGCACCGGG GTCGTCCGGTCAGTGGGGAATGTCAGGGGGAGATGCTGGACTACCGGCGGATGCTGATGGAGGATTTCTCCTTGAGTCCGGAGATCGTGCTGCACTGCCGGACGGAGATCGAGGCTCACTGCTCCGGACTGCACCGCAAAGGCCGCACGCTGCACTGCCTGATGAGAATCGGCCGCGGTGAACGCAGCACGTCTATCGACAGCGTCTGCCAGAGCGCT CTGCAGACTCTGATCCAATCTGCCGACCCCGGAGCCGACTACCGCATTGACCGAGCGCTCAACGAGGCCTGCGAGTCCGTCATCCAGACCGCCTGCAAACATATCCGCACTGGAGACCCAAT gatcCTGTCGTGCTTGATGGAGCATCTGTACACAGAGAAGATGGTGGAGGACTGTGAACACCGCCTGCTGGAGCTGCAGTACTTCATATCCAGAGACTGGAA AATGGACCCCCTCCTGTATAAGAAGTGTCAAGGTGACGCCTCCCGGCTCTGCCACACACATGGCTGGAACGAGACCAGCGAGCTGATGCCGCCGGGCGCGGTCTTTTCCTGCCTCTACCGCCACGCCTACCGCACTGAGGAGCAGGGGCGCAGG GTAACCCCAGTGGAACAT ttatCTCGCGACTGTAAGGTGGAGGTTCAGAGGATTCTCCACCAGAGGGCGCTGGATGTGAAGTTGGACCCTGAGCTGCAGAAACGCTGCATGACCGACCTCGGCAAGTGGTGCAGCGAGAAGACGGACACTGGACAG gagCTGGAGTGTCTGCAGGACCATTTGGAGGACTTGGTGTCTGCCTGCAGGGACGTCGTGGGAAACCTGACAGAGCTGgagtcagag GACATCCAGATTGATGCTCTCCTCATCAGAGCCTGTGAGCCCGTCATCCAGGCCCACTGTCAT gacGTAGCTGATAACCAGATCGATACAGGTGATCTTATGGAGTGTCTGGTTCAGAATAAACACCAGAAGGAGATGAACGAAAAGTGTTCAGTCGGTGTTACACACTTCCAGCTG ATTCAAATGAAGGATTTCCGCTTTTCCTATAAGTTTAAAATGGCCTGTAAGGAGGACGTTCTGCGCTTGTGTTCAAACATCAAGAAAAA GGTGGACGTCGTCATCTGCCTGAGCACCACAGTGAGGAACGACACGCTGCAGGACGTGAGGGAGCAGCGGGTTACCCTGAAATGTCGGAAACAGCTGCgggtggaggagctggagatg TCGGAGGACATTCGGTTGGAACCAGAGCTGTATGAGCCCTGTAGGTCTGACATCAGTCGCCTCTGTCCCAACGTCAACTTTGGTAACGCTCAG ATGATCGAGTGTCTGAAGGAGCAGAAGAAGCAGCTCAGTCAGCGCTGCCACCAGCGGATCTTCAGGCTGCAGGAGGCGGAGATGACCGACCCGGAGCTCGACTACCAGCTGATGAGAGTCTGCAAACAGATGATCAAG CGGTTCTGCACCGAGGCTGACGCCAGAAATGTTCTTCAGTGtctgaaacagaacaaaaacagcgAGCTGATGGATCCCAAGTGTAAACAGATGATCACTAAGCGACAGATCACACAGAACACAG ACTACAGGCTGAACCCCGTGTTGAGGAAAGCTTGTCGCGCCGACATCCCAAAGTTCTGCCAGTCCATCCTGAACAAGGCGAGCGAGGACAGTGAGCTGGAGGGTCAGGTCATCGCCTGCCTCAAACTCAAATACGCTGACCAG AGGTTGTCTCCAGACTGTGAAGACCAGATCAGAGTGATTCTCCAGGAGTCGGCTCTCGACTACAGGCTGGATCCACAGTTACAGATGCACTGCTCAGACGAg ATCTCCAGACTGTGTGCAGAGgaagcagcagctcaggagCAGACCGGCCAGGTGGAAGAGTGTCTGAAGGTCAACTTGTTAAAAATCAAACAGGAGGCCTGTAAAAAG GAAGTCCTGAACATGCTGAAGGAGAGCAAAGCAGACATTTTTGTGGACCCGGTCCTCCACACAGCCTGCGCTCTGGACATCAAACACCACTGTGCTGCCGTGGCACCCGGCAGAGGACGAC AGATGTCGTGTCTGATGGAGGCGTTACAGGACAAGAGAGTTCGTCTGCAGCCTGAATGTAAAAAACGACTTCAAGATCGCATCGACATGTGGAGCTACGCTGCAAAG GTGGCGCCAGCTGAGGGCTTCTCAGATTTGGCCGTTCAGGTGATGACGTCGCCTTCCAAGAACTACATCCTGTTCATGATCGCGTTGGGCGTGTGCATCCTTTTCCTGGTGGGGCTGCTGTGCGGTCGGATCACCAAGCAGGTGACGAGAGAACTGAAGGACCGGTAG
- the LOC113137828 gene encoding Golgi apparatus protein 1 isoform X2 produces the protein MAAYSRSQLLLLLWFVPLCGFGSVLGLKAASGPADPPNPPVLRPADPPGKDAPAAGASQPRRATGWKLSEEEACREDLTRLCPRHTWTNNLAVLECLQDRREETEIAPDCNHLLWNYKLNLTTDPKFESVATEVCKSTITEIKECNEEERGRGYLVSCLVDHRGNISEYQCNQYITKMTSIIFSDYRLICGFMDKCKEDINNLRCGSINIGHKDIHSQGEVIACLEKALVREAEQQDHVRPIKEDCKRAILRVAELSSDDFHLDRHLYFSCRDDRERFCQNTPAGEGKVYKCLFNHKFEEAMSEKCRDALTTRQKLISQDYRVSYSLAKACKLDLRKQRCSLDTNLPRAREARLSYLLLCLEAAVHRGRPVSGECQGEMLDYRRMLMEDFSLSPEIVLHCRTEIEAHCSGLHRKGRTLHCLMRIGRGERSTSIDSVCQSALQTLIQSADPGADYRIDRALNEACESVIQTACKHIRTGDPMILSCLMEHLYTEKMVEDCEHRLLELQYFISRDWKMDPLLYKKCQGDASRLCHTHGWNETSELMPPGAVFSCLYRHAYRTEEQGRRLSRDCKVEVQRILHQRALDVKLDPELQKRCMTDLGKWCSEKTDTGQELECLQDHLEDLVSACRDVVGNLTELESEDIQIDALLIRACEPVIQAHCHDVADNQIDTGDLMECLVQNKHQKEMNEKCSVGVTHFQLIQMKDFRFSYKFKMACKEDVLRLCSNIKKKVDVVICLSTTVRNDTLQDVREQRVTLKCRKQLRVEELEMSEDIRLEPELYEPCRSDISRLCPNVNFGNAQMIECLKEQKKQLSQRCHQRIFRLQEAEMTDPELDYQLMRVCKQMIKRFCTEADARNVLQCLKQNKNSELMDPKCKQMITKRQITQNTDYRLNPVLRKACRADIPKFCQSILNKASEDSELEGQVIACLKLKYADQRLSPDCEDQIRVILQESALDYRLDPQLQMHCSDEISRLCAEEAAAQEQTGQVEECLKVNLLKIKQEACKKEVLNMLKESKADIFVDPVLHTACALDIKHHCAAVAPGRGRQMSCLMEALQDKRVRLQPECKKRLQDRIDMWSYAAKVAPAEGFSDLAVQVMTSPSKNYILFMIALGVCILFLVGLLCGRITKQVTRELKDR, from the exons ATGGCGGCGTACAGTCgctctcagctgctgctgctgttgtggtttgTGCCTCTCTGCGGGTTCGGCTCCGTCCTGGGCTTGAAGGCTGCCAGCGGCCCGGCAGACCCCCCCAACCCGCCCGTCCTCAGGCCCGCTGATCCCCCGGGCAAGGATGCACCTGCCGCGGGGGCCTCCCAGCCTCGAAGGGCGACCGGCTGGAAGCTGTCGGAAGAGGAGGCCTGCCGGGAGGACCTGACCCGCCTCTGCCCCAGACACACCTGGACCAACAACCTGGCGGTTCTGGAGTGTCTGCAGGACCGCAGGGAG gAAACTGAGATCGCTCCAGACTGTAACCAC ctgctgTGGAACTACAAACTCAATCTGACCACGGATCCAAAGTTTGAGTCCGTGGCCACGGAGGTTTGCAAGAGCACCATCACTGAG ATAAAGGAGTGTAacgaggaggagagagggaggggctACCTGGTGTCCTGTCTGGTGGATCACCGTGGTAACATCAGCGAGTACCAGTGTAACCAGTACATCACAAAGATGACCAGTATCATCTTTAGCGACTACAGGCTGATTTGTGGCTTCATGGACAAATGTAAGGAAGACATCAACAACCTGCGCTGTGGCAGCATCAACATAGGACAtaag GATATCCATTCCCAGGGGGAAGTCATCGCCTGTCTGGAGAAGGCGTTGGTCAGGGAAGCGGAGCAGCAGGATCATGTTCGTCCAATCAAAGAGGACTGTAAGAGGGCGATCCTTCGCGTGGCAGAGCTGTCGTCGGACGACTTCCACCTCGACCGACACCTTTACTTCTCCTGTCGAGATGATCGAGAGAGATTCTGCCAGAAC ACTCCAGCAGGAGAAGGCAAAGTCTACAAGTGTCTGTTCAATCACAAGTTTGAAGAGGCCATGTCAGAAAAG TGCCGTGACGCTCTCACCACCCGTCAGAAGCTGATTTCTCAGGACTACAGAGTCAGCTACTCTCTGGCTAAGGCCTGCAAGCTGGACCTGAGGAAGCAGCGCTGCAGCCTGGACACAAACCTCCCACGAGCCCGAGAAGCCCGACTGTCATACCTGCTGCTGTGCCTGGAGGCTGCCGTGCACCGGG GTCGTCCGGTCAGTGGGGAATGTCAGGGGGAGATGCTGGACTACCGGCGGATGCTGATGGAGGATTTCTCCTTGAGTCCGGAGATCGTGCTGCACTGCCGGACGGAGATCGAGGCTCACTGCTCCGGACTGCACCGCAAAGGCCGCACGCTGCACTGCCTGATGAGAATCGGCCGCGGTGAACGCAGCACGTCTATCGACAGCGTCTGCCAGAGCGCT CTGCAGACTCTGATCCAATCTGCCGACCCCGGAGCCGACTACCGCATTGACCGAGCGCTCAACGAGGCCTGCGAGTCCGTCATCCAGACCGCCTGCAAACATATCCGCACTGGAGACCCAAT gatcCTGTCGTGCTTGATGGAGCATCTGTACACAGAGAAGATGGTGGAGGACTGTGAACACCGCCTGCTGGAGCTGCAGTACTTCATATCCAGAGACTGGAA AATGGACCCCCTCCTGTATAAGAAGTGTCAAGGTGACGCCTCCCGGCTCTGCCACACACATGGCTGGAACGAGACCAGCGAGCTGATGCCGCCGGGCGCGGTCTTTTCCTGCCTCTACCGCCACGCCTACCGCACTGAGGAGCAGGGGCGCAGG ttatCTCGCGACTGTAAGGTGGAGGTTCAGAGGATTCTCCACCAGAGGGCGCTGGATGTGAAGTTGGACCCTGAGCTGCAGAAACGCTGCATGACCGACCTCGGCAAGTGGTGCAGCGAGAAGACGGACACTGGACAG gagCTGGAGTGTCTGCAGGACCATTTGGAGGACTTGGTGTCTGCCTGCAGGGACGTCGTGGGAAACCTGACAGAGCTGgagtcagag GACATCCAGATTGATGCTCTCCTCATCAGAGCCTGTGAGCCCGTCATCCAGGCCCACTGTCAT gacGTAGCTGATAACCAGATCGATACAGGTGATCTTATGGAGTGTCTGGTTCAGAATAAACACCAGAAGGAGATGAACGAAAAGTGTTCAGTCGGTGTTACACACTTCCAGCTG ATTCAAATGAAGGATTTCCGCTTTTCCTATAAGTTTAAAATGGCCTGTAAGGAGGACGTTCTGCGCTTGTGTTCAAACATCAAGAAAAA GGTGGACGTCGTCATCTGCCTGAGCACCACAGTGAGGAACGACACGCTGCAGGACGTGAGGGAGCAGCGGGTTACCCTGAAATGTCGGAAACAGCTGCgggtggaggagctggagatg TCGGAGGACATTCGGTTGGAACCAGAGCTGTATGAGCCCTGTAGGTCTGACATCAGTCGCCTCTGTCCCAACGTCAACTTTGGTAACGCTCAG ATGATCGAGTGTCTGAAGGAGCAGAAGAAGCAGCTCAGTCAGCGCTGCCACCAGCGGATCTTCAGGCTGCAGGAGGCGGAGATGACCGACCCGGAGCTCGACTACCAGCTGATGAGAGTCTGCAAACAGATGATCAAG CGGTTCTGCACCGAGGCTGACGCCAGAAATGTTCTTCAGTGtctgaaacagaacaaaaacagcgAGCTGATGGATCCCAAGTGTAAACAGATGATCACTAAGCGACAGATCACACAGAACACAG ACTACAGGCTGAACCCCGTGTTGAGGAAAGCTTGTCGCGCCGACATCCCAAAGTTCTGCCAGTCCATCCTGAACAAGGCGAGCGAGGACAGTGAGCTGGAGGGTCAGGTCATCGCCTGCCTCAAACTCAAATACGCTGACCAG AGGTTGTCTCCAGACTGTGAAGACCAGATCAGAGTGATTCTCCAGGAGTCGGCTCTCGACTACAGGCTGGATCCACAGTTACAGATGCACTGCTCAGACGAg ATCTCCAGACTGTGTGCAGAGgaagcagcagctcaggagCAGACCGGCCAGGTGGAAGAGTGTCTGAAGGTCAACTTGTTAAAAATCAAACAGGAGGCCTGTAAAAAG GAAGTCCTGAACATGCTGAAGGAGAGCAAAGCAGACATTTTTGTGGACCCGGTCCTCCACACAGCCTGCGCTCTGGACATCAAACACCACTGTGCTGCCGTGGCACCCGGCAGAGGACGAC AGATGTCGTGTCTGATGGAGGCGTTACAGGACAAGAGAGTTCGTCTGCAGCCTGAATGTAAAAAACGACTTCAAGATCGCATCGACATGTGGAGCTACGCTGCAAAG GTGGCGCCAGCTGAGGGCTTCTCAGATTTGGCCGTTCAGGTGATGACGTCGCCTTCCAAGAACTACATCCTGTTCATGATCGCGTTGGGCGTGTGCATCCTTTTCCTGGTGGGGCTGCTGTGCGGTCGGATCACCAAGCAGGTGACGAGAGAACTGAAGGACCGGTAG
- the LOC113137828 gene encoding Golgi apparatus protein 1 isoform X3, translating to MTSIIFSDYRLICGFMDKCKEDINNLRCGSINIGHKDIHSQGEVIACLEKALVREAEQQDHVRPIKEDCKRAILRVAELSSDDFHLDRHLYFSCRDDRERFCQNTPAGEGKVYKCLFNHKFEEAMSEKCRDALTTRQKLISQDYRVSYSLAKACKLDLRKQRCSLDTNLPRAREARLSYLLLCLEAAVHRGRPVSGECQGEMLDYRRMLMEDFSLSPEIVLHCRTEIEAHCSGLHRKGRTLHCLMRIGRGERSTSIDSVCQSALQTLIQSADPGADYRIDRALNEACESVIQTACKHIRTGDPMILSCLMEHLYTEKMVEDCEHRLLELQYFISRDWKMDPLLYKKCQGDASRLCHTHGWNETSELMPPGAVFSCLYRHAYRTEEQGRRVTPVEHLSRDCKVEVQRILHQRALDVKLDPELQKRCMTDLGKWCSEKTDTGQELECLQDHLEDLVSACRDVVGNLTELESEDIQIDALLIRACEPVIQAHCHDVADNQIDTGDLMECLVQNKHQKEMNEKCSVGVTHFQLIQMKDFRFSYKFKMACKEDVLRLCSNIKKKVDVVICLSTTVRNDTLQDVREQRVTLKCRKQLRVEELEMSEDIRLEPELYEPCRSDISRLCPNVNFGNAQMIECLKEQKKQLSQRCHQRIFRLQEAEMTDPELDYQLMRVCKQMIKRFCTEADARNVLQCLKQNKNSELMDPKCKQMITKRQITQNTDYRLNPVLRKACRADIPKFCQSILNKASEDSELEGQVIACLKLKYADQRLSPDCEDQIRVILQESALDYRLDPQLQMHCSDEISRLCAEEAAAQEQTGQVEECLKVNLLKIKQEACKKEVLNMLKESKADIFVDPVLHTACALDIKHHCAAVAPGRGRQMSCLMEALQDKRVRLQPECKKRLQDRIDMWSYAAKVAPAEGFSDLAVQVMTSPSKNYILFMIALGVCILFLVGLLCGRITKQVTRELKDR from the exons ATGACCAGTATCATCTTTAGCGACTACAGGCTGATTTGTGGCTTCATGGACAAATGTAAGGAAGACATCAACAACCTGCGCTGTGGCAGCATCAACATAGGACAtaag GATATCCATTCCCAGGGGGAAGTCATCGCCTGTCTGGAGAAGGCGTTGGTCAGGGAAGCGGAGCAGCAGGATCATGTTCGTCCAATCAAAGAGGACTGTAAGAGGGCGATCCTTCGCGTGGCAGAGCTGTCGTCGGACGACTTCCACCTCGACCGACACCTTTACTTCTCCTGTCGAGATGATCGAGAGAGATTCTGCCAGAAC ACTCCAGCAGGAGAAGGCAAAGTCTACAAGTGTCTGTTCAATCACAAGTTTGAAGAGGCCATGTCAGAAAAG TGCCGTGACGCTCTCACCACCCGTCAGAAGCTGATTTCTCAGGACTACAGAGTCAGCTACTCTCTGGCTAAGGCCTGCAAGCTGGACCTGAGGAAGCAGCGCTGCAGCCTGGACACAAACCTCCCACGAGCCCGAGAAGCCCGACTGTCATACCTGCTGCTGTGCCTGGAGGCTGCCGTGCACCGGG GTCGTCCGGTCAGTGGGGAATGTCAGGGGGAGATGCTGGACTACCGGCGGATGCTGATGGAGGATTTCTCCTTGAGTCCGGAGATCGTGCTGCACTGCCGGACGGAGATCGAGGCTCACTGCTCCGGACTGCACCGCAAAGGCCGCACGCTGCACTGCCTGATGAGAATCGGCCGCGGTGAACGCAGCACGTCTATCGACAGCGTCTGCCAGAGCGCT CTGCAGACTCTGATCCAATCTGCCGACCCCGGAGCCGACTACCGCATTGACCGAGCGCTCAACGAGGCCTGCGAGTCCGTCATCCAGACCGCCTGCAAACATATCCGCACTGGAGACCCAAT gatcCTGTCGTGCTTGATGGAGCATCTGTACACAGAGAAGATGGTGGAGGACTGTGAACACCGCCTGCTGGAGCTGCAGTACTTCATATCCAGAGACTGGAA AATGGACCCCCTCCTGTATAAGAAGTGTCAAGGTGACGCCTCCCGGCTCTGCCACACACATGGCTGGAACGAGACCAGCGAGCTGATGCCGCCGGGCGCGGTCTTTTCCTGCCTCTACCGCCACGCCTACCGCACTGAGGAGCAGGGGCGCAGG GTAACCCCAGTGGAACAT ttatCTCGCGACTGTAAGGTGGAGGTTCAGAGGATTCTCCACCAGAGGGCGCTGGATGTGAAGTTGGACCCTGAGCTGCAGAAACGCTGCATGACCGACCTCGGCAAGTGGTGCAGCGAGAAGACGGACACTGGACAG gagCTGGAGTGTCTGCAGGACCATTTGGAGGACTTGGTGTCTGCCTGCAGGGACGTCGTGGGAAACCTGACAGAGCTGgagtcagag GACATCCAGATTGATGCTCTCCTCATCAGAGCCTGTGAGCCCGTCATCCAGGCCCACTGTCAT gacGTAGCTGATAACCAGATCGATACAGGTGATCTTATGGAGTGTCTGGTTCAGAATAAACACCAGAAGGAGATGAACGAAAAGTGTTCAGTCGGTGTTACACACTTCCAGCTG ATTCAAATGAAGGATTTCCGCTTTTCCTATAAGTTTAAAATGGCCTGTAAGGAGGACGTTCTGCGCTTGTGTTCAAACATCAAGAAAAA GGTGGACGTCGTCATCTGCCTGAGCACCACAGTGAGGAACGACACGCTGCAGGACGTGAGGGAGCAGCGGGTTACCCTGAAATGTCGGAAACAGCTGCgggtggaggagctggagatg TCGGAGGACATTCGGTTGGAACCAGAGCTGTATGAGCCCTGTAGGTCTGACATCAGTCGCCTCTGTCCCAACGTCAACTTTGGTAACGCTCAG ATGATCGAGTGTCTGAAGGAGCAGAAGAAGCAGCTCAGTCAGCGCTGCCACCAGCGGATCTTCAGGCTGCAGGAGGCGGAGATGACCGACCCGGAGCTCGACTACCAGCTGATGAGAGTCTGCAAACAGATGATCAAG CGGTTCTGCACCGAGGCTGACGCCAGAAATGTTCTTCAGTGtctgaaacagaacaaaaacagcgAGCTGATGGATCCCAAGTGTAAACAGATGATCACTAAGCGACAGATCACACAGAACACAG ACTACAGGCTGAACCCCGTGTTGAGGAAAGCTTGTCGCGCCGACATCCCAAAGTTCTGCCAGTCCATCCTGAACAAGGCGAGCGAGGACAGTGAGCTGGAGGGTCAGGTCATCGCCTGCCTCAAACTCAAATACGCTGACCAG AGGTTGTCTCCAGACTGTGAAGACCAGATCAGAGTGATTCTCCAGGAGTCGGCTCTCGACTACAGGCTGGATCCACAGTTACAGATGCACTGCTCAGACGAg ATCTCCAGACTGTGTGCAGAGgaagcagcagctcaggagCAGACCGGCCAGGTGGAAGAGTGTCTGAAGGTCAACTTGTTAAAAATCAAACAGGAGGCCTGTAAAAAG GAAGTCCTGAACATGCTGAAGGAGAGCAAAGCAGACATTTTTGTGGACCCGGTCCTCCACACAGCCTGCGCTCTGGACATCAAACACCACTGTGCTGCCGTGGCACCCGGCAGAGGACGAC AGATGTCGTGTCTGATGGAGGCGTTACAGGACAAGAGAGTTCGTCTGCAGCCTGAATGTAAAAAACGACTTCAAGATCGCATCGACATGTGGAGCTACGCTGCAAAG GTGGCGCCAGCTGAGGGCTTCTCAGATTTGGCCGTTCAGGTGATGACGTCGCCTTCCAAGAACTACATCCTGTTCATGATCGCGTTGGGCGTGTGCATCCTTTTCCTGGTGGGGCTGCTGTGCGGTCGGATCACCAAGCAGGTGACGAGAGAACTGAAGGACCGGTAG